One genomic segment of Chloroflexota bacterium includes these proteins:
- a CDS encoding enoyl-CoA hydratase/isomerase family protein: MTRIHVEEDRNVLFIRALRPATHRSEVESTSAELMEICRSITERPSPLSALVIRGGAGGFWLRHPRCAADCDAAATPWTRATTAVGTLPCPTVAVIDGDAIGGGWALALACDLRVMSALGRVGSPEVRWARLPATGVAQRLTRLVGPALAMRMLLLGEIVPAGEAVAMGLANRLAAPDALEACLSALVDELRAAAPIALAYAKEAARYGSDLPLSAGLRVEADLATLLQTTRDRAEGIAAFLVHRAPRFAGG; this comes from the coding sequence GTGACCCGAATTCACGTGGAAGAGGACCGGAACGTCCTCTTCATCCGCGCCCTCCGACCGGCAACCCATCGAAGCGAGGTGGAATCGACGTCCGCCGAGCTGATGGAGATTTGCCGGTCGATCACGGAGCGGCCGTCGCCTTTGTCCGCTCTCGTAATCCGAGGAGGGGCCGGGGGCTTCTGGCTGCGCCACCCGAGGTGCGCAGCGGACTGCGACGCCGCGGCAACGCCGTGGACGCGAGCCACAACTGCCGTGGGTACGCTCCCGTGCCCGACGGTCGCCGTGATCGACGGCGACGCCATTGGCGGTGGTTGGGCACTCGCGCTCGCGTGCGACCTTCGCGTCATGAGCGCTTTGGGACGAGTCGGCAGCCCGGAAGTGCGCTGGGCCCGCTTGCCCGCGACCGGGGTCGCACAACGACTGACGCGGCTCGTGGGCCCCGCTCTGGCGATGCGCATGCTGCTCCTCGGCGAGATCGTTCCGGCCGGCGAGGCCGTGGCGATGGGCTTGGCCAACCGGCTCGCGGCACCGGATGCGCTCGAGGCGTGCCTGAGCGCACTCGTCGATGAGCTTCGCGCAGCGGCCCCGATCGCCCTCGCCTACGCGAAGGAAGCGGCCCGATATGGCTCGGACCTTCCGCTGTCCGCCGGGCTGCGCGTGGAAGCGGACCTGGCGACGCTGCTGCAGACCACGCGCGACCGGGCGGAGGGGATCGCGGCGTTCCTCGTCCATCGAGCCCCGAGGTTCGCCGGGGGATGA
- a CDS encoding CoA transferase, giving the protein MRPLEGCGLCVLDATQGETGAAAVRILAQLGARVAPCDRSARRRERTTAEGHADLLVIDGTPAGRLDDPAHDSGARTILTLTPMGPAPSSRGGGLCSVAGIRLDAGVPALLTAAHGVAAALAALRLPVDPARARQVEVSALEVIVHCLGDELPRALCPRWTNVGTEDRPARTMIVSCADGFVGIAVPTTDHREYLARFLGVRGPSADLEEATRGWARGQKRREAAAALQLWRIPAVPVLSPQEAAGNSAGNAGPDREARHSGPAQYTPRPKRLKRAIGAEALPRPLADLRVLDLGVIWAGPYAGRLMAALGARVLKIERPDGMGGGGGSCPGAAGDLNAGKASLAVDLRQPAGRAALRSLAAQADVLVENFSPRVMPNFDLPPAALAEINPRLITLSMPAFEPASRWGNYTCLGSLMELAAGLWSLGARGEPRTAPVPYLDYLSGALGACAALAAILARDRTGRGGHLCVPQYDVARELLRDGSPPDQRGDALAMDPRAIAGIAAMASSGFIRIGQDDASGPCHHFKRPPWTISGLPAISEPWELTDGRDPARALLAWGGPSSRGVDALLQEHCVGEPGRSRSAG; this is encoded by the coding sequence ATGAGACCATTGGAGGGGTGCGGGCTATGCGTTCTCGACGCGACGCAGGGCGAGACCGGCGCGGCGGCGGTGCGGATCCTGGCCCAACTCGGGGCGAGGGTGGCTCCTTGCGACCGGTCCGCGCGGCGTCGCGAGCGCACGACCGCCGAGGGACACGCCGATCTCCTCGTGATCGACGGCACGCCAGCCGGCCGCCTCGACGACCCTGCCCACGACTCTGGCGCCCGGACCATTCTCACCCTCACGCCGATGGGACCGGCGCCATCGAGCCGAGGGGGCGGCTTGTGTTCCGTCGCGGGGATTCGGCTCGACGCGGGAGTCCCGGCCCTCCTGACCGCTGCCCACGGCGTCGCGGCGGCGCTTGCCGCGCTGCGCCTACCCGTGGATCCGGCGCGGGCGCGCCAGGTCGAGGTATCGGCGCTGGAGGTCATCGTCCATTGCCTCGGCGACGAGCTGCCCCGCGCCCTGTGCCCGCGCTGGACGAACGTCGGGACGGAGGATCGCCCGGCCCGGACCATGATCGTATCCTGCGCCGATGGGTTCGTTGGGATTGCCGTGCCGACGACGGATCATCGGGAGTACCTGGCTCGGTTCCTCGGTGTCAGGGGTCCGAGCGCCGATTTGGAAGAGGCGACGCGCGGGTGGGCGCGCGGCCAGAAGCGCCGCGAGGCCGCGGCGGCCCTTCAGCTCTGGCGCATTCCCGCTGTCCCGGTCCTGAGCCCCCAGGAGGCGGCGGGAAACTCCGCCGGGAATGCTGGTCCTGACCGCGAGGCGCGCCACAGCGGACCTGCGCAGTACACCCCGAGGCCGAAGCGCTTGAAGCGCGCGATCGGCGCCGAGGCGCTCCCGCGGCCGCTCGCGGACTTGCGCGTCCTCGACCTCGGGGTCATCTGGGCCGGTCCCTACGCCGGGCGGCTCATGGCCGCGCTCGGCGCTCGCGTGCTGAAGATCGAGCGTCCAGATGGGATGGGTGGGGGCGGCGGGAGCTGCCCTGGCGCGGCGGGCGACCTCAACGCCGGGAAGGCCTCCCTCGCCGTCGACCTCAGGCAGCCGGCCGGCCGCGCGGCCCTTCGGTCCCTCGCGGCCCAGGCCGACGTCCTGGTGGAGAACTTCTCGCCTCGCGTGATGCCGAACTTCGATCTTCCGCCAGCCGCGCTCGCGGAGATCAATCCGCGGCTCATCACGCTCTCGATGCCCGCCTTCGAGCCGGCGAGCCGATGGGGCAATTACACGTGCCTCGGCAGCCTGATGGAACTGGCGGCAGGGCTCTGGTCGCTCGGAGCGCGCGGCGAGCCCCGCACCGCTCCGGTGCCGTACCTCGATTACCTCTCGGGCGCCCTGGGGGCATGCGCTGCCCTCGCGGCGATTCTCGCCCGCGACCGCACCGGGCGGGGTGGTCACCTGTGCGTGCCACAGTACGACGTCGCGCGCGAGCTCCTTCGCGACGGCTCGCCCCCGGACCAGCGGGGCGATGCGCTGGCGATGGACCCGCGCGCCATCGCGGGAATCGCCGCGATGGCGAGTAGCGGCTTCATCCGAATTGGCCAGGACGACGCATCCGGTCCCTGCCACCACTTCAAGCGCCCACCATGGACGATCTCGGGTCTGCCGGCGATCTCAGAGCCATGGGAGCTGACCGACGGTCGCGATCCGGCGCGTGCCCTTCTCGCGTGGGGCGGGCCCAGCTCGAGGGGCGTGGACGCTCTCCTTCAGGAGCACTGCGTCGGCGAGCCCGGGCGCTCCAGGAGCGCCGGGTGA
- a CDS encoding enoyl-CoA hydratase/isomerase family protein, whose translation MSFQTVRYEKDGPLAWVTLNRPEVLNAYNVRMRDELYEVLTAVRDDDDVRVLTLRGAGRAFCAGADLTEFGSAPSPTSARAIRFARDVWALLGNLPALTIASLHGYVFGSGLEMALLCDLQIAAASTIFAMPEVRLGLIPAAGGTQTIPRRCGVGKALDLLLTGRRFDAAEALDSRIVARVVPDDRLAEETRALARGLAELDRRVALSIRTAVRVASDLPLEEGLRVESHLAAAIRGPATDP comes from the coding sequence GTGAGCTTCCAGACGGTGCGCTACGAGAAGGATGGCCCTCTGGCATGGGTCACCCTCAATCGGCCCGAGGTGTTGAATGCCTACAATGTCCGCATGCGCGACGAGCTGTACGAGGTCCTGACAGCCGTACGGGACGACGACGACGTGCGCGTCCTGACGTTACGGGGGGCCGGGCGCGCATTTTGCGCCGGCGCCGATCTCACGGAGTTCGGGTCTGCGCCGTCGCCGACGTCAGCCCGCGCTATTCGATTTGCGCGCGACGTGTGGGCGCTTCTCGGCAATTTGCCCGCGCTGACCATCGCGTCCCTCCACGGGTACGTGTTCGGGTCGGGGCTCGAGATGGCGCTCCTGTGCGATCTGCAGATCGCCGCCGCCTCGACGATCTTTGCCATGCCGGAGGTCAGGCTCGGGCTCATCCCCGCCGCGGGAGGCACCCAGACGATTCCCCGCCGCTGCGGCGTTGGCAAGGCGCTGGACCTCCTGCTGACCGGCCGCCGCTTCGACGCAGCCGAGGCGCTGGATTCGCGGATCGTGGCGCGCGTCGTTCCGGACGACCGGCTGGCCGAGGAGACCCGGGCGCTCGCCCGCGGCCTGGCGGAGCTCGATCGCCGCGTCGCGCTTTCGATCCGCACGGCTGTTCGCGTGGCCTCGGACCTGCCGCTCGAAGAGGGGCTGCGCGTGGAATCGCACCTCGCGGCCGCGATCCGCGGTCCGGCGACCGATCCGTGA
- a CDS encoding AMP-binding protein codes for MNVAELLTIPASMFPDREILWFEERAMTYDALQAESARVAGALAGQGVRPGDRVAVIQTNTPEVIGALFGVLSLGAVFVPLNYRARREELAHMLEVARPCMLLAGDRYVESALEVVSWLHERDGGGTASPDVVTIEHPASGLPHLGSLGRSADLFEPVEVGDDDLAVLMFTSGTTANAKAVMLAHEDLVNFVFGTTEPADGSDRGSVLLAAPLYHIAGMSAVLSAAFAGRRIVAMRQFDEGEWLRLAQRQRVTHAFLVPTMVKHVLDHPAFPETDLSALSVLSYGAAPMPVSVIRRAIDAFPPTVQFINAFGQTETTSTVTTLTPEDHRIEGDPQTIERKLIRLASIGRPLADVELQIVGEDGAPLDRGQVGEVAVRTNRTMRGYFGQTEATERALHGGWLRTGDLGWQDEDGYVFLTGRRADLIIRGGENIAPEEVELVLASHPAVDEAAVVGIPDEEWGECVAAMVVLMPGASATEAELVEFCRDRLASFKKPERILFVDDLPRNSLGKVVRPEVRAQLVEMAAGA; via the coding sequence GTGAACGTCGCCGAGCTGCTGACGATCCCCGCCAGCATGTTTCCCGACCGGGAGATCCTCTGGTTCGAGGAGCGCGCGATGACGTACGACGCGCTCCAGGCGGAAAGCGCCCGGGTAGCTGGGGCGCTCGCTGGTCAGGGGGTTCGCCCGGGCGACCGCGTGGCGGTGATTCAGACCAACACGCCAGAGGTGATCGGCGCGCTCTTCGGCGTGCTGAGCCTCGGGGCCGTCTTTGTTCCCCTCAACTACCGCGCGCGCCGGGAGGAGCTGGCCCACATGCTGGAGGTCGCCCGCCCATGCATGCTCCTGGCGGGCGATCGATACGTCGAATCGGCCCTGGAGGTCGTGAGCTGGCTCCACGAGCGCGACGGGGGCGGGACCGCGAGCCCCGACGTCGTGACCATCGAACATCCCGCCAGCGGGCTGCCCCACCTCGGGTCGCTCGGCCGGTCGGCCGATCTCTTCGAGCCGGTGGAGGTGGGCGACGACGATCTGGCTGTGCTGATGTTCACCAGCGGGACGACGGCCAATGCCAAGGCGGTCATGCTGGCCCACGAAGACCTGGTGAACTTCGTCTTTGGCACAACCGAGCCCGCTGATGGGTCCGATCGCGGTTCTGTCCTGCTGGCCGCGCCGCTCTACCACATCGCGGGGATGAGCGCCGTGCTCTCGGCGGCGTTCGCTGGGCGGCGCATTGTCGCCATGCGACAGTTCGACGAGGGCGAGTGGCTGCGGCTGGCGCAGCGCCAGCGCGTAACCCACGCGTTTCTGGTCCCCACGATGGTCAAACACGTGCTCGACCATCCGGCGTTCCCCGAGACCGACCTCTCAGCGCTCAGCGTGCTGTCCTACGGCGCCGCTCCGATGCCCGTCAGCGTTATCCGCCGCGCCATCGACGCGTTCCCCCCGACCGTCCAGTTCATCAACGCCTTCGGGCAAACGGAGACCACGTCGACGGTCACAACGCTAACGCCGGAAGATCACCGGATCGAGGGCGACCCGCAGACGATCGAGCGCAAGCTCATTCGGCTGGCGTCGATCGGGCGCCCGCTGGCGGACGTCGAGCTTCAGATCGTCGGTGAGGATGGGGCTCCCCTGGATCGGGGCCAGGTCGGGGAGGTCGCCGTGCGAACGAATCGGACCATGCGGGGGTATTTCGGCCAGACCGAGGCGACTGAGCGCGCTCTTCACGGCGGCTGGCTGCGGACGGGCGATCTGGGATGGCAGGACGAGGACGGCTACGTCTTCCTCACGGGCCGGAGGGCGGACCTGATCATTCGGGGGGGCGAGAATATCGCGCCGGAGGAGGTCGAGCTCGTGCTGGCCTCGCACCCCGCGGTGGACGAGGCCGCCGTGGTGGGCATTCCCGACGAGGAGTGGGGCGAGTGCGTGGCCGCGATGGTGGTGCTGATGCCGGGCGCGTCGGCCACCGAGGCTGAGCTGGTGGAGTTCTGTCGCGACCGGCTTGCCAGCTTCAAGAAGCCCGAGCGCATCCTGTTCGTCGACGATCTGCCGCGCAACTCGTTGGGGAAGGTCGTGCGCCCGGAGGTGCGGGCGCAGCTTGTCGAGATGGCCGCTGGCGCGTGA
- a CDS encoding amidohydrolase family protein yields the protein MSDPDLLLVNARVVTLDPRIPRAEAVVIHRRLVRLVGTNEQARSLAGPDSQTIDAAGSLAVPAFHDAHLHLLSFARRRSQIDCRGARSIADVIEAIRAAAQRQPAEAWIRAAGYDEARLVERRHPDRADLDVAAPTRPVRLQHRSLHLDVINSAGLAALGMADDVARGFDAAFGARIERDAAGRLTGRIYNGGELLRRHREPRGLSRIEADVGAASAYLLSRGITCVQDATFTNGPEELALFQRLADEGTLRVRLVLFRGAGRWREVPPIRSGPVRTGPIKIMLDEASSNPDAVRGAVREAREAGQPVALHAATEAELAIAIDALQAAPVRSPRTRGPDRIEHGAVIPDEALASLRELRLAVVGQPALVSERGDVYRERFAHAQHPWIHRAGSLVRAGISYAVGSDAPVTDPDPLRSIAAARTRTTPDGRPLGPDERLTARQALAAHTLGPARAIGAASKLGRLREGALGDIVLLDPDALESPGWDGLDGAVRMTIVEGRVVWERGTTKSTGSV from the coding sequence TTGAGCGATCCCGACCTTCTCCTCGTGAACGCTCGGGTCGTCACGCTCGACCCGCGAATCCCGCGCGCTGAAGCCGTCGTGATCCATCGGCGCCTCGTGCGCCTTGTCGGAACCAACGAGCAGGCGCGTTCCCTGGCCGGCCCCGATAGCCAGACGATCGACGCCGCCGGGAGCCTCGCTGTCCCCGCCTTCCACGACGCACACCTGCACCTCCTCAGCTTCGCTCGGCGCCGATCCCAGATCGACTGCCGTGGCGCACGGAGCATCGCCGACGTCATCGAGGCGATTCGGGCGGCGGCCCAGAGACAGCCTGCCGAGGCCTGGATTCGCGCGGCTGGCTACGACGAGGCCCGGCTGGTCGAGCGACGCCACCCGGATCGCGCCGACCTGGACGTCGCGGCGCCGACACGCCCCGTGCGCCTGCAGCACCGCAGCCTGCACCTGGACGTCATCAACAGCGCCGGCCTCGCAGCGCTCGGCATGGCGGACGACGTCGCCCGCGGTTTCGACGCGGCGTTCGGCGCGCGGATCGAGCGGGACGCGGCCGGGCGGCTCACCGGGCGCATCTACAACGGCGGTGAGCTTCTGCGGCGCCATCGCGAGCCCCGCGGTTTATCTCGCATTGAGGCAGACGTGGGCGCCGCGAGCGCGTATCTCCTATCGCGCGGCATCACATGCGTGCAGGATGCGACCTTCACCAACGGCCCCGAGGAGCTGGCCCTGTTCCAGCGCCTTGCCGACGAGGGAACCCTGCGCGTGCGCCTCGTCCTGTTTCGGGGCGCCGGTCGCTGGCGCGAGGTTCCGCCCATTCGCTCTGGGCCCGTGCGAACGGGCCCCATCAAGATCATGCTGGACGAGGCATCATCCAACCCCGACGCCGTACGCGGCGCGGTACGTGAGGCGCGGGAAGCCGGGCAGCCCGTCGCGCTCCATGCCGCCACCGAGGCGGAGCTGGCCATTGCCATCGACGCGCTCCAGGCCGCGCCGGTTCGAAGCCCGAGGACTCGCGGCCCGGACCGCATCGAGCACGGCGCCGTCATACCGGACGAGGCGCTCGCCAGCCTCCGCGAACTACGCCTCGCCGTCGTCGGCCAGCCTGCGCTCGTCAGTGAGCGGGGAGACGTCTACCGCGAACGCTTCGCGCACGCGCAGCATCCCTGGATCCACCGCGCCGGATCGCTCGTCCGCGCGGGCATTTCATACGCCGTGGGCTCCGACGCGCCGGTCACAGACCCGGACCCGCTGCGCAGCATTGCCGCTGCCCGCACCCGGACCACGCCGGACGGGCGCCCGCTCGGGCCGGACGAGCGCCTAACCGCGCGACAGGCGCTGGCCGCGCACACGCTCGGCCCCGCGCGTGCGATCGGCGCCGCCTCGAAGCTCGGTCGACTGCGCGAAGGGGCGCTGGGCGATATCGTTCTTCTCGACCCCGATGCGCTGGAATCGCCTGGGTGGGACGGACTCGACGGCGCCGTCCGAATGACCATCGTGGAGGGGCGGGTGGTGTGGGAGCGCGGCACCACTAAATCGACGGGTAGCGTCTGA
- a CDS encoding metallophosphoesterase family protein codes for MRLGLIADIHANAEGLRQGLEILADCDEVLCAGDVMYQYRFRAEVLDLLDERGVLSISGNHDRTILTAPGHPLRAPNAVPSDALARLAALPDHISTDLGGLRIAMFHGSPWDEAAQCHYIYPDDQRALRRVATVEADVVVLGHTHIPFHLLVGERLVVNPGSVGECRDGTNTLSCAVLDTATRAVEVRRYPSI; via the coding sequence GTGCGGCTCGGCCTGATCGCGGATATTCACGCGAACGCCGAGGGGCTTCGACAGGGCCTGGAGATCCTCGCGGATTGCGACGAGGTTCTCTGCGCGGGCGACGTCATGTATCAGTATCGCTTTCGTGCAGAGGTGCTCGACCTTCTGGATGAACGCGGGGTGCTGTCGATCTCCGGGAACCACGACCGCACCATTCTGACCGCGCCGGGCCACCCCCTGCGCGCGCCCAACGCGGTGCCCAGCGACGCGCTCGCGCGCCTGGCCGCCCTCCCCGACCACATCAGCACAGACCTTGGCGGCCTGCGCATCGCCATGTTCCACGGGTCGCCGTGGGACGAAGCGGCCCAATGCCACTACATCTATCCCGACGACCAGCGCGCGCTGCGGCGGGTGGCCACGGTAGAGGCGGACGTCGTCGTCCTCGGGCACACCCACATCCCCTTTCACCTGCTGGTAGGGGAGCGGCTGGTCGTGAACCCCGGCTCCGTCGGCGAGTGCCGCGACGGAACGAACACCCTGAGCTGCGCGGTCCTCGACACCGCGACGCGAGCGGTGGAGGTCAGACGCTACCCGTCGATTTAG